One Sphaerisporangium krabiense DNA segment encodes these proteins:
- a CDS encoding MmcQ/YjbR family DNA-binding protein, with the protein MSPEEIAAVLLGLPEVSEEEPFAPGLPVYKVVGKVFAIYQPDPPAQITLKCDPSRALHLRDEYPAIVPGYHVNKRLWNTVSLDGSVPDDLLADLMRHSYEQAAAGLRKADRERVLARLDRAGPI; encoded by the coding sequence ATGAGCCCCGAGGAGATCGCCGCGGTGTTGCTGGGCCTCCCGGAGGTCAGCGAGGAGGAGCCGTTCGCGCCCGGCCTGCCGGTGTACAAGGTGGTGGGCAAGGTGTTCGCCATCTACCAGCCCGACCCGCCGGCGCAGATCACGCTGAAGTGCGATCCGTCGCGGGCGCTGCACCTGCGCGACGAGTATCCGGCGATCGTGCCCGGGTACCACGTCAACAAGCGGCTGTGGAACACGGTGAGCCTCGACGGCAGCGTTCCCGACGATCTGCTCGCCGATCTGATGCGCCATTCCTACGAACAGGCCGCGGCGGGGTTGCGCAAGGCCGATCGCGAGCGGGTGCTCGCCCGACTTGACCGGGCCGGGCCAATTTAA
- a CDS encoding AfsR/SARP family transcriptional regulator translates to MAGTLWPEATVSRANANLRSSLWRAARMGHKVIEASAQELEIGKYISVDVRDAVARAHRLLDISRPCDDILTMHTLTVLSADLLPDWSESDWVLIEQEQYHQLRLHALEAMSERLTAARRHGEAVAAGLAAVRAEPLRESAHRVLVNAHLAAGNRAAAMRQYDQCRTVLRNELGLEPSQSLKNLLTSCRRPTATAV, encoded by the coding sequence GTGGCGGGAACACTCTGGCCCGAGGCCACGGTGTCCCGCGCCAACGCCAATCTCCGGTCGTCGTTGTGGCGCGCGGCGCGCATGGGCCACAAGGTCATCGAGGCGTCCGCGCAGGAGCTGGAGATCGGCAAGTACATCAGCGTCGACGTCCGCGACGCCGTCGCGCGCGCGCACCGGCTGCTCGACATCTCGCGCCCGTGCGACGACATCCTGACCATGCACACATTGACCGTCCTGTCCGCCGATCTGCTGCCCGACTGGTCGGAGAGCGACTGGGTGCTGATCGAGCAGGAGCAGTACCACCAGCTCCGGCTGCACGCGCTCGAAGCCATGTCCGAACGCCTGACCGCCGCGCGGCGGCACGGCGAGGCGGTCGCCGCCGGGCTCGCCGCCGTCCGCGCGGAGCCGCTGCGCGAAAGCGCACACCGCGTGCTCGTCAACGCCCACCTCGCCGCCGGCAACCGCGCCGCCGCGATGCGCCAGTACGACCAGTGCCGCACCGTCCTGCGCAACGAACTCGGCCTGGAACCCTCCCAGTCCCTCAAAAACCTTCTCACCTCCTGCCGCCGCCCCACGGCCACCGCGGTGTGA
- a CDS encoding DUF6623 family protein translates to MARTTLWTSSAAVRPEKYEGGLEQGTHTGGTSTFEIPAGQEVWFHFPLPTPWLVNDLAYYLERVAILWETDNAQVTEVAAYHGPGERYTLSTVAQEGSFLQAGPDIPDNTYTVQTDAGDRPRTGYGVQASIKVKANGSAGRVTFGGAGATFHDTPLRGHREAVARQ, encoded by the coding sequence GTGGCCAGAACCACTCTTTGGACCTCCAGCGCCGCAGTCCGTCCGGAAAAGTACGAGGGCGGCCTGGAGCAGGGCACCCACACCGGTGGAACCTCGACCTTCGAGATCCCCGCCGGCCAGGAAGTCTGGTTCCACTTCCCGCTCCCGACCCCGTGGCTGGTGAACGACCTGGCTTACTACCTCGAGCGGGTCGCGATCCTGTGGGAGACGGACAACGCGCAGGTCACCGAGGTCGCGGCCTACCACGGCCCGGGTGAGCGCTACACCCTCTCCACGGTCGCGCAGGAGGGCAGCTTCCTGCAGGCCGGACCGGACATCCCCGACAACACCTACACCGTCCAGACCGACGCCGGCGACCGGCCGAGAACCGGCTACGGCGTGCAGGCGTCCATCAAGGTGAAGGCGAACGGCAGCGCGGGCCGCGTCACGTTCGGCGGCGCCGGCGCGACGTTCCACGACACCCCTCTTCGTGGACACCGCGAGGCGGTCGCCCGGCAGTAA
- a CDS encoding FAD-binding oxidoreductase — MGAFTGPVFRPGDDGYDAERSGFNLTVDHHPELIVGATGPDDVIAAVEYAAARGLAVAVLTTGHGPAVPADGQVLIATRRMGDVRVDPAARTARVGGGVRWRQVLPQTVPHGLAPLNGSSPNVGVVGYTLGGGVGPLGRSYGFAADRVRRVDLVTADGRLRQVTADGDPELFWAVRGGKGNFGVVVGLEFDLVPVSRLYGGGLFFPAEATADVLHAYGRWVRDAPEEMSSSVLLVTFPPIPEVPEIFRGRYIAHLRLAYTGTAEEGERLVRPLREIGSQILDTLGEMPYTEVGTIYNDPTEPARVYDSNISLHTLDEGAVDTLLSLAGPDTGSPLLIEMRQLGGAYARPPAIPSAVGGRDAAYTVFAASILEPGREDAIRRAHEELAEKMRPWATGGTLFNFSGVADATPDRVKLSFTPADYARLTKAKAAYDPDNVFRVNFNIPPAL, encoded by the coding sequence GTGGGCGCTTTCACGGGGCCGGTGTTCCGGCCGGGTGACGACGGGTACGACGCCGAGCGGTCGGGGTTCAACCTCACCGTGGACCACCACCCCGAGCTGATCGTCGGGGCGACCGGGCCCGACGACGTGATCGCGGCGGTCGAGTACGCCGCGGCGCGGGGCCTCGCGGTGGCGGTGCTGACGACCGGGCACGGCCCGGCGGTGCCCGCCGACGGCCAGGTGCTGATCGCCACCCGCCGCATGGGCGACGTCCGGGTGGACCCGGCGGCGCGCACGGCGCGGGTCGGCGGCGGGGTGCGCTGGCGCCAGGTGCTGCCGCAGACCGTGCCGCACGGCCTGGCCCCGCTCAACGGGTCCAGCCCGAACGTCGGCGTCGTCGGCTACACGCTCGGCGGCGGCGTCGGGCCGCTCGGCCGCTCCTACGGCTTCGCGGCCGACCGGGTGCGCCGCGTCGACCTGGTCACCGCCGACGGCCGGCTGCGGCAGGTCACGGCGGACGGCGACCCCGAGCTGTTCTGGGCGGTGCGCGGCGGCAAGGGCAACTTCGGCGTGGTGGTCGGGCTGGAGTTCGACCTCGTGCCGGTGTCGCGGCTGTACGGCGGCGGGCTGTTCTTCCCGGCCGAGGCGACCGCCGACGTGCTGCACGCCTACGGCCGGTGGGTGCGGGACGCGCCGGAGGAGATGTCGTCCTCGGTGCTGCTGGTCACGTTCCCGCCGATCCCCGAGGTGCCCGAGATCTTCCGCGGCCGGTACATCGCGCACCTGCGGCTGGCCTACACCGGCACGGCCGAGGAGGGCGAGCGGCTGGTCCGGCCGCTGCGCGAGATCGGCTCGCAGATCCTGGACACGCTGGGCGAGATGCCCTACACCGAGGTGGGGACGATCTACAACGATCCCACCGAGCCGGCGCGGGTGTACGACTCCAACATCTCGCTGCACACGCTGGACGAGGGCGCGGTCGACACGCTGCTGTCGCTGGCCGGGCCGGACACCGGCTCGCCGTTGCTGATCGAGATGCGCCAGCTCGGCGGCGCCTACGCCCGCCCGCCGGCGATCCCCAGCGCGGTCGGGGGCCGCGACGCCGCGTACACGGTGTTCGCCGCCTCCATCCTGGAGCCCGGCCGGGAGGACGCGATACGCCGGGCGCACGAGGAGCTCGCGGAGAAGATGCGCCCCTGGGCGACCGGCGGCACGCTCTTCAACTTCTCCGGCGTCGCCGACGCCACCCCCGACCGCGTCAAGCTGTCCTTCACCCCGGCCGACTACGCCCGCCTCACCAAGGCGAAGGCCGCCTACGACCCGGACAACGTGTTCCGCGTCAACTTCAACATCCCCCCGGCGCTCTAG
- a CDS encoding phage tail sheath C-terminal domain-containing protein, with the protein MPEYLSPGVYVEEIDAGPRPIAGVSTSTAGMAGVTLRGPYTGKPKLVTNFLEFQRTFGGFLPEPDAGVRDAWAGNPSEGGRWWLFPLAVKGFFDNGGQRLYVKRVASRHATAASGTLVHGLVSPVAGDAARGASSVELGHLIGFTGVGQRIEFFRGDDERSIHTAQVAAYDVTARRIELDAPLPAEVRAARGDYVQVGARGTERTLEFSAVSPGSWGGAVQVRVRPVVGAALPVLPDPQEGALFVTRLAEDADADAETVEVAEVTGLDPDELPADVWVLIGGARYKAQVGQPASGRVTLTFPAGTSHPEWREGAAVRRVRRGTTAGGGRTLRVGGAGRLYEDAVVQLDDGRNLTALTVDAVAGDVVTFGAVVPGTLFETDRLYLVEARVDARFTDPAGTTVEESFPNLRLTGDRSSGLVATLEGRSRLVRARTLGGLSTDPARFPVAATGAWLTLADGSDSYDTLTVADFVGEDGGSGLRTGIAALEDIDEVAVCAVPGVWSGTVQSALITHCELLKDRFAILDPQDGLDIEGIQAFREPFDTKYAALYYPWLVTRDPSSDRDVEVPPSGHLAGIYARVDVERGVHKAPANVVIRGVRLTDGIAQDVTKRHQDLLNPKGINALRFFPGLGHRVWGARTLSSDASWKYVNVRRLFLFLEESIDEGTQWVVFEPNDEALWALVRQTVTNFLTTVWRSGALAGTTAEEAFFVACDRSTMTEDDLRNGRLVCVIGVAPVFPAEFVIFRIQQKTRETQLA; encoded by the coding sequence ATGCCCGAGTATCTGAGCCCGGGGGTCTACGTCGAGGAGATCGACGCGGGGCCGCGGCCGATCGCGGGGGTGAGCACCAGCACGGCGGGCATGGCCGGGGTCACCCTTCGCGGCCCGTACACAGGAAAGCCCAAGCTGGTGACCAACTTCCTGGAGTTCCAGCGCACGTTCGGCGGGTTCCTCCCGGAGCCGGACGCGGGAGTCCGCGACGCGTGGGCGGGCAACCCGTCCGAGGGCGGCCGGTGGTGGCTGTTCCCGCTCGCGGTCAAGGGGTTCTTCGACAACGGCGGGCAGCGCCTGTACGTCAAGCGGGTCGCGAGCAGGCACGCCACGGCGGCCTCGGGCACGCTGGTCCACGGCCTGGTGAGCCCGGTCGCCGGGGACGCCGCCCGCGGCGCGTCGAGCGTGGAGCTCGGCCACCTGATCGGCTTCACCGGCGTCGGCCAGCGGATCGAGTTCTTCCGCGGCGACGACGAGCGGTCGATCCACACCGCGCAGGTCGCCGCCTACGACGTGACCGCCCGGCGGATCGAGCTGGACGCGCCGCTGCCCGCGGAGGTCAGGGCCGCGCGCGGCGACTACGTACAGGTCGGCGCGCGGGGGACGGAGCGGACGCTGGAGTTCTCCGCGGTGAGCCCGGGGTCGTGGGGCGGCGCGGTGCAGGTGCGGGTACGGCCGGTGGTCGGCGCCGCGCTGCCGGTGCTGCCCGACCCGCAGGAGGGCGCGCTGTTCGTCACGCGGCTCGCCGAGGACGCCGACGCCGACGCCGAGACGGTCGAGGTCGCCGAGGTGACCGGGCTGGACCCCGACGAGCTGCCCGCCGACGTGTGGGTCCTGATCGGCGGCGCCCGGTACAAGGCGCAGGTCGGCCAGCCGGCGTCCGGCCGGGTCACGCTGACCTTCCCGGCCGGGACCTCGCACCCGGAATGGCGGGAGGGCGCGGCCGTGCGCCGGGTGCGCCGGGGCACCACCGCCGGCGGGGGCCGGACGCTGCGCGTCGGCGGCGCGGGCCGCCTGTACGAGGACGCGGTGGTCCAGCTCGACGACGGCAGGAACCTGACCGCGCTCACCGTGGACGCGGTGGCCGGGGACGTCGTCACCTTCGGCGCGGTCGTGCCGGGGACGCTGTTCGAGACCGACCGGCTCTACCTGGTGGAGGCCCGGGTGGACGCCCGGTTCACCGACCCGGCCGGGACGACCGTCGAGGAGTCGTTCCCGAACCTCCGGCTGACCGGCGACCGGTCGTCCGGCCTCGTGGCCACCTTGGAGGGACGGTCCCGGCTCGTCCGGGCGCGGACGCTCGGCGGGCTGTCCACCGACCCGGCCCGCTTCCCGGTCGCGGCGACCGGGGCGTGGCTGACCCTGGCCGACGGCTCGGACTCCTACGACACGCTGACCGTCGCGGACTTCGTCGGCGAGGACGGCGGCAGCGGCCTGCGCACCGGGATCGCCGCCCTCGAGGACATCGACGAGGTGGCGGTCTGCGCGGTGCCCGGCGTGTGGTCGGGGACGGTCCAGTCCGCGCTGATCACGCACTGCGAGCTGCTGAAGGACCGGTTCGCGATCCTCGACCCGCAGGACGGGCTGGACATCGAGGGCATCCAGGCGTTCCGCGAGCCGTTCGACACCAAGTACGCCGCCCTGTACTACCCCTGGCTCGTCACCCGGGACCCCTCGTCCGACCGGGACGTGGAGGTGCCGCCGTCGGGGCACCTGGCCGGGATCTACGCCCGCGTGGACGTGGAGCGGGGCGTGCACAAGGCGCCGGCCAACGTGGTGATCCGCGGCGTCCGCCTCACCGACGGCATCGCCCAGGACGTCACCAAGCGCCACCAGGACCTGCTGAACCCCAAGGGGATCAACGCGCTGCGGTTCTTCCCCGGGCTCGGCCACCGGGTGTGGGGGGCGCGCACGCTGTCCTCCGACGCCTCGTGGAAGTACGTCAACGTCCGCCGGCTGTTCCTGTTCCTGGAGGAGTCGATCGACGAGGGCACCCAGTGGGTGGTGTTCGAGCCCAACGACGAGGCGCTGTGGGCGCTGGTCCGCCAGACCGTGACGAACTTCCTGACCACGGTCTGGCGCAGCGGGGCGCTCGCGGGCACGACCGCGGAGGAGGCGTTCTTCGTCGCCTGCGACCGCTCGACGATGACCGAGGACGACCTGCGCAACGGCAGGCTCGTGTGCGTCATCGGCGTCGCGCCGGTCTTCCCGGCCGAATTCGTGATCTTCCGGATCCAGCAGAAGACCCGCGAGACCCAGCTCGCCTGA
- a CDS encoding phage tail protein produces MPPVIRDDPYAAYNFQVIVTNVSDDGVAVSGSFTEASGLELEIPAIEYRNGSEDITVRKIPGLKKFTNITLKRGITGHVGFFTWVVEALNGKVRRTSGSIILLDENRQEAMRWNFDRGWPTKYTGPTLSATKNEIAMETLVLCVESLLIDA; encoded by the coding sequence ATGCCACCCGTGATCAGGGACGATCCCTACGCGGCATACAACTTCCAGGTCATCGTGACCAACGTCAGCGACGACGGGGTGGCGGTGAGCGGCTCGTTCACCGAGGCCAGCGGGCTGGAGCTGGAGATCCCGGCGATCGAGTACCGCAACGGCAGCGAGGACATCACCGTCCGCAAGATCCCCGGACTGAAGAAGTTCACCAACATCACGCTCAAGCGGGGCATCACCGGCCACGTCGGGTTCTTCACCTGGGTGGTGGAGGCGCTCAACGGCAAGGTGCGCCGCACGTCCGGCTCGATCATCCTGCTGGACGAGAACCGCCAGGAGGCGATGCGCTGGAACTTCGACCGGGGCTGGCCGACGAAGTACACCGGTCCGACGCTGAGCGCGACCAAGAACGAGATCGCCATGGAGACGCTCGTGCTGTGCGTCGAGAGCCTGCTGATCGACGCCTGA
- the aroB gene encoding 3-dehydroquinate synthase, protein MSSADLTRIPVGGSSAYEIVIGDDALTEVPALLSGSGRAAVIHCQTMKDTAQAIAGDLRAHGHEAELIAVPDGEQAKDHAVAAHCWNDLARLGFTRSDAVVAVGGGATTDLAGFVAATWLRGVPIVQVPTSLTAMVDGAIGGKTAINLSAGKNLVGAFHAPAGVVCDLRLLDTLPEGELVNGLAEVVRIGFIADPVILDTIEAGTEAVTTPGTPQLRDIIERAARVKAEIVTEDMRDHGRRQFLNYGHTLGHAIEKVARYRWRHGSAVSVGMCYAAELGRITGHLDDATADRHAEILMMLGLPTTYRPDVWPDLLEAMRIDKKARGSRLRFIVLDGLASPTVLDDPGEEVLVAAYAPCCRLVAD, encoded by the coding sequence GTGTCCAGTGCTGACCTGACGCGCATCCCGGTGGGCGGTTCGTCCGCGTACGAGATCGTCATCGGCGATGACGCACTGACCGAAGTACCCGCCCTGCTGAGCGGCTCCGGACGGGCCGCGGTGATCCACTGCCAGACGATGAAGGACACCGCGCAGGCGATCGCCGGCGACCTGCGCGCGCACGGCCACGAGGCGGAGCTCATCGCGGTGCCCGACGGCGAGCAGGCCAAGGACCACGCGGTCGCCGCGCACTGCTGGAACGACCTCGCACGCCTCGGCTTCACCCGTTCCGACGCCGTCGTCGCCGTCGGCGGCGGAGCCACCACCGACCTCGCGGGCTTCGTCGCGGCGACCTGGCTGCGCGGCGTGCCGATCGTGCAGGTGCCCACCTCGCTGACCGCGATGGTGGACGGCGCGATCGGCGGCAAGACCGCGATCAACCTCTCCGCGGGCAAGAACCTGGTCGGCGCGTTCCACGCCCCGGCCGGGGTGGTCTGCGACCTCCGCCTGCTCGACACGCTGCCGGAGGGCGAGCTGGTCAACGGCCTGGCCGAGGTCGTCAGGATCGGCTTCATCGCCGACCCGGTCATCCTCGACACCATCGAGGCGGGCACCGAGGCCGTCACGACGCCCGGCACGCCGCAGCTGCGCGACATCATCGAGCGCGCGGCACGCGTCAAGGCCGAGATCGTCACCGAGGACATGCGCGACCACGGGCGCCGGCAGTTCCTGAACTATGGGCACACGCTCGGGCACGCCATCGAGAAGGTGGCGCGGTACCGGTGGCGGCACGGGTCGGCCGTCTCGGTCGGGATGTGCTACGCCGCCGAGCTCGGCCGCATCACCGGCCACCTCGACGACGCGACCGCCGACCGGCACGCCGAGATCCTCATGATGCTGGGCCTGCCCACGACCTACCGGCCCGACGTGTGGCCCGACCTGCTGGAGGCGATGCGGATCGACAAGAAGGCGCGGGGCTCGCGGCTGCGGTTCATCGTGCTGGACGGCCTGGCGTCGCCGACCGTGCTGGACGACCCCGGCGAGGAGGTCCTGGTGGCGGCGTACGCGCCGTGCTGCCGGCTCGTCGCCGACTGA
- a CDS encoding phage tail sheath subtilisin-like domain-containing protein, which produces MAALPGVSLTFEPRGSAEEPLRTDVAAFLGRLRRGPAGIPVRVESWNDVVGAFGPPDGGSATPYALRGFFENGGRTAWVLRVTGPAATAEAVWEAGGGFPHARYRVVATSPGAWANGCRVAIRFQASTVAGPPTVSVRVTSPGEPPETFPGVPPAEVAARLAASRLVRLVPDAPPRPREPGDPISRSWDLTLAGGADAAPGRAEYLGAVRAQAELPEPALVALPDLGADLTGTDHADTVIDLLGAAAASLDRLAVLDVPPAASSADDAVAWARTLEATGDDALLSAAAVYHPALRAPGAPGALPASGHVLGVIARLDGERGAHHTPANAVLLDAVDLAAEFPEPQQVRLFEAGVNLVRCTRGRGLVVWGGRTLSAAPHGRYVAHRRLVHLLVRAIRRVALPLVFDVNSPELRLTLVRALTSVLLSAFRSGALAGARPEQAFRVTCDDTDNPPGQDPGLVVCEVEVAPAVPMEFIRLRLVLGQDRGLEVIEA; this is translated from the coding sequence ATGGCAGCGCTCCCTGGCGTCTCCCTGACGTTCGAGCCGCGCGGCTCCGCCGAGGAGCCGCTGCGCACGGACGTGGCCGCGTTCCTCGGCCGCCTGCGCCGCGGCCCGGCGGGCATCCCGGTGCGGGTCGAGAGCTGGAACGACGTCGTGGGCGCCTTCGGGCCGCCCGACGGCGGGTCGGCCACGCCGTACGCGCTGCGCGGGTTCTTCGAGAACGGCGGCAGGACGGCCTGGGTGCTGCGGGTCACCGGCCCGGCGGCGACCGCGGAGGCGGTGTGGGAGGCCGGGGGCGGCTTTCCCCACGCGCGCTACCGGGTGGTCGCGACCAGCCCGGGGGCGTGGGCGAACGGCTGCCGCGTCGCGATCCGGTTCCAGGCCAGCACGGTGGCCGGGCCGCCGACGGTGTCGGTGCGGGTGACCTCGCCCGGCGAGCCGCCCGAGACGTTCCCCGGTGTGCCGCCCGCCGAGGTGGCCGCCCGGCTGGCCGCGTCCCGGCTGGTCCGGCTGGTCCCCGACGCGCCGCCCCGTCCCCGGGAGCCGGGCGACCCCATCTCGCGGTCCTGGGACCTGACGCTGGCGGGCGGCGCCGACGCCGCGCCGGGCCGTGCCGAGTACCTGGGCGCGGTCCGCGCGCAGGCCGAGCTGCCGGAGCCGGCCCTGGTCGCGCTGCCGGACCTCGGCGCGGACCTGACCGGGACCGACCACGCCGACACGGTCATCGACCTGCTGGGCGCGGCGGCGGCGTCCCTGGACCGGCTGGCCGTCCTGGACGTCCCGCCCGCGGCGTCCTCGGCGGACGACGCGGTGGCGTGGGCGCGGACGCTGGAGGCGACCGGCGACGACGCCCTGCTGAGCGCGGCGGCGGTCTACCACCCGGCGCTGCGGGCGCCCGGCGCCCCGGGCGCGCTCCCGGCCTCCGGGCACGTGCTCGGCGTGATCGCCAGGCTCGACGGCGAGCGCGGCGCGCACCACACCCCGGCCAACGCGGTGCTGCTGGACGCGGTGGACCTGGCGGCCGAGTTCCCCGAGCCGCAGCAGGTCCGGCTGTTCGAGGCGGGCGTCAACCTCGTGCGGTGCACGCGCGGGCGCGGGCTGGTGGTGTGGGGCGGGCGCACGCTGTCGGCCGCGCCGCACGGCCGGTACGTGGCGCACCGGCGGCTCGTGCACCTGCTCGTGCGCGCGATCCGCCGGGTGGCGCTGCCGCTGGTGTTCGACGTCAACTCGCCCGAGCTGCGGCTCACGCTGGTGCGCGCCCTGACCTCGGTGCTGCTGTCGGCGTTCAGGTCCGGCGCGCTCGCGGGCGCGCGGCCCGAGCAGGCGTTCCGCGTGACCTGCGACGACACCGACAACCCGCCCGGCCAGGACCCGGGCCTCGTGGTCTGCGAGGTCGAGGTCGCCCCCGCCGTCCCGATGGAGTTCATCCGCCTGCGCCTGGTGCTCGGCCAGGACCGTGGCCTGGAGGTGATCGAGGCATGA
- a CDS encoding carboxypeptidase-like regulatory domain-containing protein — protein MSRFTPLARSVLHSPAWFVPFDDYARRVRTAGVTVELDRWTGGEWAPQDVAAVRTPSAALVYPGLGRRGGPWRGGPERHRARFSAPGYRPLYPADDEPFSSGLVGVEFLVHPYDDAHPPAAQTEPRLVRLLPSASFPYPPGLRTAHGVVLDAASGAPVANALVEARGRTSRDLVPWHERTLTDATGAFRLALRWEGEKDDEDAAEETFRLRATERPGRTGSLTVRLPGDAGRRHVIEIRDQ, from the coding sequence GTGAGCCGTTTCACGCCCCTCGCGCGGTCGGTGCTGCACAGCCCGGCCTGGTTCGTGCCGTTCGACGACTACGCCCGGCGGGTCCGCACGGCCGGCGTGACCGTCGAGCTGGACCGGTGGACCGGCGGGGAATGGGCGCCGCAGGACGTCGCGGCGGTCCGCACGCCGAGCGCGGCCCTGGTGTACCCGGGCCTCGGCCGCCGCGGCGGGCCGTGGCGCGGCGGGCCGGAACGCCACCGGGCCCGCTTCTCGGCCCCCGGCTACCGTCCGCTGTACCCCGCCGACGACGAGCCGTTCTCGTCCGGCCTCGTCGGCGTCGAGTTCCTGGTGCATCCCTACGACGACGCCCACCCGCCGGCGGCGCAGACCGAACCGCGGCTGGTCCGGCTGCTGCCGAGCGCCTCCTTCCCCTACCCGCCGGGCCTGCGGACCGCGCACGGCGTCGTGCTGGACGCGGCGTCCGGGGCGCCGGTCGCGAACGCGCTGGTCGAGGCGCGGGGACGGACGAGCAGGGACCTGGTGCCGTGGCACGAGCGCACGCTGACCGACGCCACGGGAGCCTTCCGGCTGGCGCTGCGCTGGGAGGGCGAGAAGGACGACGAGGATGCCGCCGAGGAGACGTTCCGCCTGCGGGCCACCGAGCGGCCGGGCCGGACCGGCTCGCTGACCGTTCGCCTGCCCGGGGACGCCGGCCGCCGGCACGTCATCGAGATCCGCGACCAGTAA
- a CDS encoding DUF4255 domain-containing protein, producing MGDFGVIADVSTIIVRALTRSLRGLSQDPPIAELHDLSEPVQTPPPKLTVFLYEIAEDPASRNRPPVRSRPPDAPTTRKPPMALLLRYLITPWGGDQPTQHRMLGRALQTFYDDAILDGTQLTGSLAASTDSLHVTLTPLTLDQKSWVWYAIQKPYRLSLNYEFRVVNLDAAAEQEIRPVHSRIVEGAATP from the coding sequence ATGGGCGACTTCGGGGTCATCGCCGATGTCTCGACGATCATCGTGAGAGCCCTGACCCGGTCCCTGCGCGGACTCAGCCAGGACCCGCCGATCGCGGAGTTGCACGACCTGTCGGAGCCGGTGCAGACGCCGCCGCCCAAGCTCACGGTGTTCCTCTACGAGATCGCCGAGGACCCGGCGTCGCGCAACAGGCCGCCGGTGCGTTCCCGGCCGCCGGACGCGCCCACCACCCGCAAGCCGCCGATGGCGCTGCTGCTGCGGTACCTGATCACCCCGTGGGGCGGCGACCAGCCGACGCAGCACCGCATGCTCGGCCGCGCCCTGCAGACGTTCTACGACGACGCGATCCTGGACGGCACGCAGCTGACCGGGAGCCTGGCGGCCTCGACGGACTCGCTGCACGTCACGCTGACGCCGCTCACCCTGGACCAGAAGTCGTGGGTCTGGTACGCGATCCAGAAGCCGTACCGGCTCTCGCTGAACTACGAGTTCCGCGTCGTCAACCTGGACGCCGCCGCCGAGCAGGAGATCCGGCCCGTGCACAGCCGGATCGTCGAGGGGGCGGCCACGCCGTGA